One window of the Salvelinus sp. IW2-2015 linkage group LG10, ASM291031v2, whole genome shotgun sequence genome contains the following:
- the LOC111969475 gene encoding ferritin, heavy subunit translates to MPSVRQNFHQDCEAAINRQINLELYASYVYLSMAYYFDRDDQALHNFAKFFKNQSHEEREHAEKLMKVQNQRGGRIFLQDIKKPEKDEWGSGVEALESALQLEKSVNQSLLDLHKVCSEHNDPHMCDFIETHYLDEQVKSIKELGDWVTNLRRMGAPQNGMAEYLFDKHTLGKERE, encoded by the exons ATGCCTTCTGTGAGACAGAACTTCCATCAGGACTGTGAGGCTGCCATCAACCGGCAGATCAACCTGGAGCTGTACGCTTCCTATGTCTACCTGTCCATG GCGTATTACTTTGATCGTGATGACCAGGCCCTGCACAACTTTGCCAAGTTTTTCAAGAACCAGTCCCACGAAGAGCGTGAGCACGCTGAGAAGCTGATGAAAGTTCAGAACCAGAGGGGAGGGAGAATCTTCCTGCAGGACATCAAG AAACCAGAGAAGGATGAGTGGGGTAGCGGTGTGGAGGCCCTTGAGAGTGCCCTGCAGCTGGAGAAGAGTGTGAACCAGTCCCTGCTGGACCTGCACAAGGTCTGCTCTGAACACAATGACCCACAT atgTGTGACTTCATTGAGACACACTACCTGGACGAGCAGGTGAAGTCTATAAAGGAGCTGGGTGACTGGGTGACCAACCTCCGCCGCATGGGTGCCCCCCAGAACGGCATGGCCGAGTACCTgtttgacaaacacactttggGGAAGGAGCGCGAATAG